One Setaria viridis chromosome 5, Setaria_viridis_v4.0, whole genome shotgun sequence genomic region harbors:
- the LOC117858400 gene encoding RING-H2 finger protein ATL75, which translates to MDVEQLHARRLLSHAAAATAAAAAAAPSHRPAVQEQVQVAEARTGAASPFSSLNATVITVLSMLLCGLVVVLAVHVIVRCAFRVTRRVCYGQEEPPGGGGAGALGASPSSSCQADPRKKGGRPRRALPPPVVYAPEVELAGCGAAECAICLTEFANGDRVRALPHCNHGFHVRCIDRWLAARQTCPTCRRAPFAAKPSLPERAEALEAVQVQVQVDAGAGQRETQ; encoded by the coding sequence ATGGACGTCGAGCAGCTGCATGCAAGGAGGCTCCtgtcgcacgccgccgccgccacggcggcggcggccgcggctgccCCGTCGCATCGGCCGGCCGTGCAGGAGCAGGTGCAGGTGGCCGAAGCGCGCACGGGCGCCGCGTCGCCCTTCAGCTCGCTGAACGCGACGGTGATCACGGTGCTGTCGATGCTTCTGTGCGGGCTCGTGGTCGTGCTCGCGGTCCACGTGATCGTGCGGTGCGCGTTCCGCGTCACGCGCCGCGTGTGCTACGGCCAGGAGGAgccccccggcggcggcggcgccggggcgttGGGGgcgtccccctcctcctcctgccagGCCGACCCCAGGAAGAAGGGCGGCCGACCCCGCCGCGCCCTGCCACCGCCGGTGGTCTATGCGCCCGAGGTCGAGCTCGCCGGGTGCGGCGCGGCGGAATGCGCCATCTGCCTCACCGAGTTCGCCAACGGCGACCGCGTGCGCGCGCTGCCGCACTGCAACCACGGGTTCCACGTCCGGTGCATCGACCGCTGGCTCGCCGCGCGGCAGACGTGCCCCACCTGCAGGCGGGCGCCGTTCGCCGCTAAACCCTCCCTGCCGGAAAGGGCTGAGGCGCTGGAGGCTGTGCAGGTTCAGGTGCAAGttgacgccggcgccgggcagCGCGAGACTCAATAG